From the Lepus europaeus isolate LE1 chromosome 14, mLepTim1.pri, whole genome shotgun sequence genome, the window TCCCTGGTGATTGTGAATGAAGTGCTGTATTCACAACACAGGTTTCTGTGTGAACATGCTCCACTTGGGCAGGAACCTAGGACTGGGACTGCTTTGCCACAGGGTGTTAGAAGCTGCCGACTTTTCTCAAAGTGCCTACACAGTTGTGCTACTTCCCCAGCAACTTATGAATTCTAGTTGCTGTGcatcttaataaattttttaaaaaaataggagaggcagagagagaggtcttccatccactggttcactccgcagttggccacaacagccagagctgcactaatctgaagccaggagcctggaacttcttccaggtctcccatgcaggtgcaggggcccaaggacttaggccatctgctttcccaggccacagcagagagctgcactggaagtggagcggccaggcctccaactggcgcccatatgggtgccagcactgcaggcagcagctttactcgctatgccagtgctggcccccttaatagaattttaatttacattttcttaatgCTTTATCAGAgcgagcatcttttcatgttccTGTTGACATCAGTTTATCTTCTTTGGTAAAATGTCTTTGCACATTTTTAAGAGCTGAAGTGCTAGGgctagtgttgtgacatagtgggttaagccacatgtgacactggcatcccatatgggcactggtttgctcctcttccaatccagctccttgctaatggcctgggaaagcagtgggggatggcccaagtgcatgggcccctgcacccacgtgggagacctggaagaagctctggaaaAACGCTACAGTGTTGTTTCCAGAGTTCTGTAAATCCTTCATGGGTTATTTTTCAAGCTTGTACCATTAAAGACTTGGTTCCCTTTTGGTTAAGAGAAAGATAATTAAATGCTTGTTTATACAGGAGGACTGTCAGGACCTGGGAGGGGGAGCATACAGATGGTTGGAAGTCCACGGCAGTCACTGGTCAGACGTAGGTTCCCTTTAGTTTGTTCTGTTTTCACAGAATGCAAACTTGACATCCTCAGCCCAGTGATGGAGCATGCGTCTCTCCAGCCAGCACTGGTGCAGCTACTCAGAAAGTCCAGTACTTCACTGGTCATTATGCTAGCAGACATTCacgcgtgcccccccccccccataaattcttTTTACTATGTGTATCACAAGATCCTTTTGAAATTTCTGGTCTTATTACATGGGCTATTTGTATTTCAGAGCaattacttcttttaaaatatctgaacaagcaacagagaggcagatcttttatctactgatGCTCTGATGTAATGAGCTCGTTTACAAGGCCTGCCCGAAATTTGTGGCATCCCTTATCAAGTATTTTCAAAGTTCATATTGGTGTTTCAGTTAACTTACCTTGTatcttttatctgaaaggcagaattagagacagacacaggccttccatctgctggttcacttcccaaatggccacaatggctggagctgggccgatctgaaaccaggagcctggagcttcctctggtctcccaagcgggtgcaggagcccaagcacttgggccatcttctcctgctttcccaggccgtagcagagagctggatttggagAGGCGACCAGGACTTGTGGgatccctgtgggatgccaggatcacaggcagcggcttcacctgctccccacagcaccagtccctttgCCTTGTATCTTATGCCTCAGATTCTTCAAAGACTTGGGGGCTGGGTTGAGGACAAAGTAGGATACAAATGAATGACTAGGACTAGAGACTGGATTTTTCAGGACTACCCTGAAGCTGCAGAATGTTCTGTTGAGAATATTTCTGCTTTGCCTAGAGGAGTTCTGATGTCTGAGAGATTAAATTCCATACCTCATTTATTAAGAAAGGATTCTAGGGGcttgctttgtggcatagcaggttaaatccctggcctgggaaagaagtagaagatggctgaagtccatgggcccctgcacccgtgtgggagacctggaagaagctcctggctcctgctcagcacagctctggccgttgcggtcatctggggagtgaaccagtgctctaTCACACCCCCAAAACcagatgtttttcttaaaataagcAAAGGTCAAGCATGCAAGGGTACTTTCAAAATGGAGAGGGACAGGCATTCATAGCATCAACAGATGCCTGCTTCCCCTTAGTTTGATGCCCAACTCCATCTCCTGACTCAtttccaggcccccagccctggcattaTAGGAATTTTAGAAGTGAACAgataggggccaacactgtggcgtagtggtttaatgcccttgcctgaagcaccagcatcccatatgggtgccagttctagtcctagctgttctgcttccgatccagctctctgctatggctggggatagcagtagaagatggaccaagtctttgggcccctgcactggtgtgggaacctggaagaagctcctggcttctgatgggcacagcttcagctgttgcagccatctggggagtgaaccagtggatggaagacctctctgtctctctctctgtagctctgtcaaataaataaatccttaaaaaacaaacaaacaaaaaaaagtgaacagaTAGGTACAGGAACTCTTTTTcccaaaaagtaaagaaatggaatagattttcttaaaaaatagatgcAAGAAAATCTTAATCTCTGCAGTTTTCATGATACACATCTCCAAGACTGATCATCGTGTGCGTGACCTCAAAGATTCCTGAATGAAAGCTTTCCCATTTTCCCCAACCTTTTTGAGGTATCCTCATACCTCGGAAGCCAAAAATGAGAACACTACCAAGCCAAATAAAAGTCATGCCTACGTATTACCAATTAATTAGAAGCAGACATTTTATACTGCAGTATAGAAGTAGTTTGTTTTAAACACAAGTGCTATCAAGTTCTGGTACAAATATTACTTCTAAACTATCCCAACATTAATAATGGTTTAAAAGTTTTATGAGGCCACGCCCTTTCCGCCTCCCAACAGGCACCTTTAGCCATGCCTGAGGGTGACGGGTGTGTGACGACACCACTTTCCTCCTGCATGGACACTCGTGTTGGTGGAGACTGGCTTCCTAACAATGCCATCTCTCAGCCACATCAGTGGTCTGGCATCAGTGGCAACACAGATATCCTGTGGAACACTTCAGCAAGTCAGGAAATGAGAAGCGACTTCGAGGATTTTAGTGCTGAGATCCTCAACTAACCTTTATTTTCTTGTGCTGAATTGAACACGTACAGATCATATAAAAGGTCCTATTAGTCTTGGTTCAGAGTCAAGAGGGACAGATGCTCAGGCACTACACAGTAAACTGACTTCCCTGTCTGGTTGTTCTTTGAGAGAGAGGCTAAGTCCCAATGGAACATTAGGCGAGGGGAACAGGTTAGCCAGTGTCAGCTCATCCCCCTGGCTCAGGAGGTGCCTGTGTGCTTCACCCCTCGCAGCACCCAGGTGAGCACTTCTCCAATGCATTACAAGCTCAGTGTTATTGGAAACGCTGTGCAATAGCTTTCTTAGTTAATGAGTACACAAACAATATTTGGACATTACTCCCATGGTGCATTTCTTGCAAGAAACCTTTAATGTGTTTGCATCAGCAGCAAGCATGAAGGACGCCGTCACTGCGGTGCCCTGAAGTAGGTGCATAGCACCCGCACAAGACACCAAGGCACCCCACCCAGATTATCCCACAGTTCTGATAAGTAAAGGCTCCATTCACACACTCAGGACAGCTTTAGTAACTTGTCACAACTGAGAGCTACCATTCAGGATTGTATTGCCAATGACAAATGAAGAAAGCGGGAATTATCAGAAGACAAAGTACTCACTGTTCTTAACTACCAAGTATTAAATGTATTGCTATATAAAATATACTCTCAATAAGCAGTAATTCAAACCAGTGTTTCACCCATGAACCTCACAGCTATGCACTGGTTAGCAATTCCATTCAAATACCCCAGCACTGcattctcaaaaaagaaaaaaaaaaagactgccgaGGCAAAGCCTGTATTTTgggtatttaaaagaaaagcctCAGTCTGCATGCTTGGTGAGTTCGATTTGCCACTTTGTACTTCAACAGGTAAAGCACTCTGCCGAGAATATGAAAAGCTACAAAAAGGCGACAATAAAGGATTAAAGATTTGATACGCATGTCAACTTTCCTTtaataagaacaaaaatatttactgtcaTCTAGTTAAATAAGAATTTGTTAGAGTGTTCCAGTTATTGGAAAAGGgcccttaaaaaaaacaaaaaaaatctgcttaCATCTTTAAACCCTACCCCGCTGTCCCATAATACAGAGCTTATGAGTCAAAGTGCGCAAGCCGGCAAAACCAACGTGGAGAGGGGACTTGAAAAGATGTGCCCAATCAATTCTCAATTTATTCTTTTACAGTATCAACTTCCAATAAGTAAAACAACcaaggaaatcttaaaaatacacgAAACAGATCTTCCTCTCTGCACTCCTTTCCAAATGAAAAGTTAAAGTATGCAATATGCAAAAGCTCTGTGTTGCCTTTAGCAACGTCCAATCCCACCCACCCTCCTTATTCACAAATGTGCCTCTACTGAACACAATTACATCACTAAGCCTGTTAGTTTCAGAGGGTTTGTTAGAACTGGAAGATCTTTGTGTAGGGGCTCCACTCATTTGCCTCAAGATTGTAGACTTCCACCGTATTCAGAAACTCATTGCCATCAAACCCTCCCACTGCATAAATGGTGTTTCCCACAGTTGCGATCCCAGCGTTGCTCCTTGGTGAAGTCATGTTTCCCGTCATCTTCCACTCGTTTCTGGCCGGATCATACATCTCCACACAGCTGATGGCATGAGAACCATCAAAGCCACCACCGACAAACAGTTTTCCTAGAAAAGAAACAAGATGGTCAGTTTAGAGGTCTACGCAACAAGCAGTAACCCTCTTGGTCtgtcttgctttaaaaaaaaaaaaaagtgtccttaTTAAATGTCTACTATTGTGGCAAGCACATTAGAAGCTGGGTACATGAACAAAACCAATAAAAATTCCCACTCAGAACATAGGAAAACTTAAGTGGGAGTGGGGTGCAGCAGCAACACTCCTACCGCAGTTCCCTACTCTGTAGGAACAAGATGCAGAATTGGCAATTTGCCTAACAACGCAACTACTGTGACAAGTTCTGTTTTCTGCACTGGAATTTTCTATCAGACTAGTGGACGAAACGCAGACTCAAAGGAAGTTACAGGAAAGCAGGGCCCAGATAACTGAAGAACTTCTCAGGTTTCCCAACAGAATAAAGATTTAAGGCTCCCGACCAGTGTGCTGCTTGCTACTGGGTCTACACACTGAAGCTTTCACCAGCTAACTATTGCCCCAAAAGCAATGCTATTTGCATTaggaattaataaaaatgtttagtgCTTTGGAAGACTTATAGTTAAGGAATGGAGTAGATAATTGGAAAAGACTAAGAATTTCCATTTACTttgttttgcaaataaaattcTTATGTTCCAGCTTTGAAGAAAGGGAAACTCAAAACCCAAGATGATGCGTTGTGGATATGGTTTATGGAAGACAGTGACTTCGGACTTGATTAAGCTCGGTGAATATTTTCACGGATCACTACTATGAGTCTCTGATTAGAAAAGAcaatttctaagatcaatgcccactgcccccagatggctgctcctGAATTCTCATTTAAACCGGTGTAGGCTTACTGTCACCCAGCAGACTCTTGCCACTACCTGGCTCTTCACCTCTCCAAATCCCCAACTCACCCTCAAGAACAGCTACTCCAGCTCCCCGCCTCGCCACATTCATGGGTGCAATTAAAGTCCAGGTGTTATTTTCAGGATTGTAACGTTCTACTGTGTTCAGACAATTCCAAGACTCTGCACCTCCGATTATATACAAATAACCTCCAAGCTCACAGACTGCAGACTGGTGTCTACCTATAAAATCAAGTCAAACTTATATTGTTATTACACCTCCCCAAAATGTTAAGTATTTACCACACCAATGGTTGATCCCCGGGTCTACCCCGCCCCAAAGAAAAAACTTACGAATGTTAAGAGGAGCACAGCTTGTCCACAACTTTGTTACAGGGTCAAAGACATCACAATTTTTCAGTCCTTTTTGGCCATATGGATCAGAGCCACCAACGatatataattttccattgagagCACACACTCCTATGTAAACAAAATGTGACCATATGGTTAATCCAACTGTCCTCTTTACATGCTGGCTGTCTTCGTAAGGAAAGTATCATTACCTGCATTGCAACGGTTAGTTCTTAATTCTGGAACAGGAGTCCAGTCATCTATGTTTGGGTCATACATCTCTCCACAACTTAGGTCATCAGAGTGGCCATTCGACCCACCCACCACGTAGAGCTGGCCCTGTGCCAAGGTGAGAGATGAGAATTTCCACCTTTCTCAGGTAGGCTATGAAAAGCAGCTAAATATGGGTTGCTTCTGCAATGCAATGTGCTTACCATGAGTACAGCCATCTGAAATCGGGCTCGTGGTGTTCTCATGGGAGCAAGGAAGGACCAACGATCTGTATGTGGATCATAGCATTCAACCGTCCGAAGACATTCCTCTCTGTTATAACCACCTAGAACCAGAATCGCAAAAAGGTGTCTAAGATCATAAACTGGACCAGGGTTTCCAGTCCAGAATGGCTTAGCATCTGCACTCCAAGAAAAAATGTATCAAAAAATCTGAAGGGCCCAGAGGTTGATGGTTTATCTACATGTAACAGTTGAAGAATAACAGTATCAGGGACTAAATCACTTAACATGGCTTGAGAATTGAGAGAAAAATGGTCCCACTTTTAATTGGCTGAAAACTAGAATCAGACACTGGCCTGCATCTTACGTAAGCTCAATACCCTTTAGAGGCtggtctccctatctctctgggATGCCACGGGAGAAGGCATCATCTGTCTTCCGGAGTTTGCATGCCACAAGCAAGGGGGATGCCCATTGACGGGCCTAGCCAGTTACTACTTCTGATGGACCACTAAACGGGTCTGTTCTTACCTGCAGCTATGAGTTTGCCATTCATCTCTGCTGTCCCCAGACCAGATCGTGCGTACTGCATAGGAGACATAGGCTTTTCTATTAGCTCATCTGGTTGCATCTCAAAACTTAAACTCTTAGTTAGTTTTGGAGTACTTGTTGGTGAGCTCTGTGGGCTGTTTCGCCCGTGAAGGAAAATAACACAGAATATACCATCCAGCACAGCCAGGCACAAGTAAGTGTTATCTGCAAGTATAAGAGTTCCATGTTTAAGATGCAATCATTACTAATTCTGGTTCCTGTAAGATCCCGAACTGGATTCCAGTCTTTAGTTCCTACACTGGAACAATctattgtttttcaaatttcactGCTTTTGAGTTTCTTTCCTCAAATAGTCCATTCCAAGTATTAACTGGACAGCACTCCTTAAAAATAGACACACTGAAGATAATCTGACAAGAGTCATTTACTTACTTGAAGTCTTTTCCGAAGCAACGATTTTCCACTCATGCTTAGGGCTTTGCGTGGCAGCACTGGGAGAAGACAGACATCCAGTGGAGCTGCCACTGATTTGCTTGTGGCCATTCTCACGTGGTGGCTTCTTCTGCAAAACCAAAAGGCAGCTACAGACACCTAGCCAgagctacagctggtgcaccgctGTACCTGAGCTATTCGACATCCCTGCACAAACGCCAAGCAACCACTACGCTTCACGGAAAGCAACACTTTCCAACTGACAGAAACCACGGGCCTACCTCCATGTCCACTTCAAAATGAAGGAACTACAGTGGCACAGCTGGCCTGGGCAGAAACTAAGCTCAGCCTGACGCTGCAGTTCAAGTACCAGAATCCTTCCATAAACGAGAAGTTgaggggaagggaaaaaaaatcacctatatACTCCACCTAATTcacgtatttttttttaaagtacagaatCTTCCAACAGacattaaaaattctaaatgGGAGAACATATTTAACTGTCTCCAAGAAACTGTTAGAATACTGTATATCCTTTACACAATGCCAACCAGTGAGCACAGGTTTTATAAAGGAGTGGCAATTCCAAGAAACATTTAAACTTTGTTATCTTTCAGGCTGCCTTAAAGATATTATGGAGTAGTTTTCTAAgataaaatacaaacacagtaACAAAAATAGTAATCAGAAATGAAACAATACTAATACTAAAAGAACCAAATATTCATAAAGCTGGAGTACACAGGAATGCTAAGAGGGAGAAATGGGGCAACACTGCCAATTCCCACGCCACTGTCAAGGAACCAGACACACGCCCTTGTTTCCTTCTGTGGCTTTCTTCCAATCATGTTAGCCCTGGCCACTTCTCACGGACATGACACGTGGAATGTGAAGAATCAGGACTGCTCAGAGGAACTGCCAGTGAACACCTTCAGTACCCGGCAGTCTGCTCATGCAGCTTACTCTGGTCCTCAAGGCCAGACCACACAAATTACTACGATTTGTAATGGAAATTCCTGTTGCCACTAGAAACAAAAAGCCACATAATAAGTAAAAGGTTTTGTTAGCAACTAGAAGCTGTTAGAAAAATACCCAGAACAGTGAAGTCCAGGTGGT encodes:
- the IVNS1ABP gene encoding influenza virus NS1A-binding protein, with product MIPNGYLMFEDENFIESSVAKLNALRKSGQFCDVRLQVCGHEMLAHRAVLACCSPYLFEIFNSDSDPHGVSHVKFDDLNPEAVEVLLNYAYTAQLKADKELVKDVYSAAKKLKMDRVKQVCGDYLLSRMDITSCISYRNFASCMGDSRLLNKVDAYIQEHLLQISEEEEFLKLPRLKLEVMLEDNVCLPSNGKLYTKVINWVQRSIWENGDSLEELMEEVQTLYYSADHKLLDGNLLDGQAEVFGSDDDHIQFVQKKPPRENGHKQISGSSTGCLSSPSAATQSPKHEWKIVASEKTSNNTYLCLAVLDGIFCVIFLHGRNSPQSSPTSTPKLTKSLSFEMQPDELIEKPMSPMQYARSGLGTAEMNGKLIAAGGYNREECLRTVECYDPHTDRWSFLAPMRTPRARFQMAVLMGQLYVVGGSNGHSDDLSCGEMYDPNIDDWTPVPELRTNRCNAGVCALNGKLYIVGGSDPYGQKGLKNCDVFDPVTKLWTSCAPLNIRRHQSAVCELGGYLYIIGGAESWNCLNTVERYNPENNTWTLIAPMNVARRGAGVAVLEGKLFVGGGFDGSHAISCVEMYDPARNEWKMTGNMTSPRSNAGIATVGNTIYAVGGFDGNEFLNTVEVYNLEANEWSPYTKIFQF